From Erwinia sp. HDF1-3R, one genomic window encodes:
- the upp gene encoding uracil phosphoribosyltransferase codes for MKIVEVTHPLVKHKLGLMREHDVSTKRFRELASEVGSLLTYEATADLETEKVTIEGWNGPVEIDQIKGKKITVVPILRAGLGMMEGVLEHVPSARISVVGVYRDETTLEPVPYFQKLVSNIEERMALVVDPMLATGGSMIATIDLLKNAGCTSIKVLVLVAAPEGIAALEKAHPDVELYTASVDQGLNDKGYIIPGLGDAGDKIFGTK; via the coding sequence ATGAAAATCGTGGAAGTCACACACCCGCTGGTCAAACATAAACTGGGTCTGATGCGTGAACATGACGTAAGCACCAAGCGTTTTCGTGAGCTCGCGTCGGAAGTGGGAAGCCTGCTGACCTATGAAGCCACCGCCGATTTAGAAACCGAAAAGGTCACCATCGAAGGCTGGAATGGCCCGGTAGAAATTGACCAGATTAAAGGCAAAAAAATCACCGTGGTGCCCATTCTGCGTGCCGGTCTGGGCATGATGGAAGGCGTACTGGAGCACGTGCCGAGCGCGCGCATCAGCGTGGTCGGCGTTTATCGCGATGAGACAACGCTGGAACCGGTGCCTTACTTCCAGAAGCTGGTCTCTAATATTGAAGAGCGCATGGCGCTGGTCGTTGACCCGATGCTGGCCACCGGCGGATCGATGATCGCCACCATCGACCTGCTGAAAAACGCAGGCTGCACCAGCATTAAGGTGCTGGTACTGGTTGCTGCCCCGGAAGGTATCGCGGCGCTGGAGAAGGCGCATCCGGATGTTGAACTTTACACCGCGTCGGTGGATCAGGGGCTGAACGATAAGGGATATATCATTCCCGGGCTCGGGGACGCCGGCGATAAGATCTTCGGTACTAAATAA
- the hda gene encoding DnaA inactivator Hda → MLLNTPAQLSLPLYLPDDETFASFWPGENPSLIAALQSALHQQHGSYFYFWSREGGGRSHLLHAACAELSDRGEAVGYVPLDKRTWFVPEVLDGMEQLSLICIDNIECIAGDELWEMAIFDLYNRILETGRTRLLITGDRPPRQLNLKLADLASRLDWGQIYRLQPLSDEDKLQALQLRARLRGFELPEDVGRFLLKRLDREMRTLFVTLDKLDRASISAQRKLTIPFVKEALDL, encoded by the coding sequence GTGCTTCTGAACACTCCGGCACAGCTCTCTCTGCCACTCTATCTGCCCGATGACGAAACGTTCGCCAGCTTCTGGCCGGGTGAAAATCCGTCGCTGATCGCTGCGCTGCAAAGCGCACTGCATCAGCAGCATGGCAGCTATTTCTATTTCTGGTCGCGCGAAGGGGGAGGGCGCAGTCATCTGCTGCACGCCGCCTGTGCCGAGCTTTCCGATCGCGGTGAGGCCGTCGGCTACGTGCCGCTGGATAAGCGTACCTGGTTTGTTCCGGAAGTACTGGACGGGATGGAGCAGCTGTCGCTGATTTGCATTGATAATATTGAATGCATTGCCGGGGACGAGCTCTGGGAGATGGCGATATTTGATCTCTACAATCGCATTCTTGAAACCGGGCGAACCCGCCTGCTGATCACTGGCGATCGTCCGCCGCGTCAGCTGAATTTAAAGCTGGCCGATCTCGCCTCCAGGCTGGACTGGGGGCAGATCTATCGGCTTCAGCCACTCAGTGACGAAGACAAACTTCAGGCGCTCCAGCTGCGCGCCAGACTTCGTGGGTTTGAACTGCCCGAGGACGTCGGGCGGTTTTTATTGAAAAGGCTCGACAGAGAGATGCGCACCCTGTTTGTCACTCTCGATAAGCTCGATCGTGCCTCAATCAGTGCCCAGCGCAAGCTAACGATTCCCTTCGTTAAGGAGGCGCTGGATCTCTGA
- the uraA gene encoding uracil permease: protein MTRRAIGVSERPPLLQTIPLSFQHLFAMFGATVLVPILFHINPATVLLFNGIGTLLYLFICKGKIPAYLGSSFAFISPVLLLLPLGYEVALGGFILCGVLFCLVALVVKKAGTGWLDVMFPPAAMGAIVAVIGLELAGVAANMAGLLPASGAAVDDKSIIISLVTLAVTVLGSVLFRGFLAIIPILIGVLVGYGLAGAMGVVNWAPVEAAPWFALPTFYTPRFEWFAMLTILPAALVVIAEHIGHLVVTANIVKKDLLKDPGLHRSLFANGISTVFSGFFGSTPNTTYGENIGVMAITRVYSTWVIGGAAILAILLSCVGKLAAAIQAVPVPVMGGVSLLLYGVIATSGIRVLIESKVDYNKAQNLILTSVILIIGVSGATVHIGAAELKGMALATLVGILLSLIFKAIDLLRPQEIILDPEDSDDR from the coding sequence ATGACGCGTCGCGCAATTGGCGTAAGCGAGCGGCCACCGCTGCTGCAAACTATTCCTCTCAGCTTTCAGCACCTTTTTGCCATGTTCGGCGCAACGGTACTGGTACCGATCCTGTTTCATATTAATCCGGCCACCGTGCTGCTGTTTAACGGCATCGGTACGCTGCTGTATCTGTTTATCTGTAAAGGCAAAATCCCGGCCTACCTCGGTTCCAGCTTCGCTTTTATCTCGCCGGTGCTGCTGCTGCTGCCGTTAGGGTATGAGGTCGCGCTGGGCGGGTTTATTCTCTGCGGCGTGCTCTTCTGCCTGGTGGCGCTGGTGGTGAAAAAGGCCGGAACGGGCTGGCTGGACGTGATGTTCCCCCCGGCGGCGATGGGTGCCATTGTGGCGGTAATTGGGCTGGAGCTGGCGGGCGTGGCGGCTAACATGGCGGGGCTGTTACCGGCCAGCGGCGCAGCGGTTGACGATAAAAGCATTATTATTTCGCTGGTTACGCTGGCGGTGACGGTGTTGGGCTCGGTGTTGTTTCGCGGCTTCCTGGCGATTATCCCGATCCTTATCGGGGTACTGGTGGGCTACGGGCTTGCCGGGGCAATGGGTGTCGTCAACTGGGCGCCGGTTGAGGCGGCACCCTGGTTTGCGCTACCTACCTTTTATACCCCGCGTTTTGAATGGTTTGCCATGCTGACGATTTTGCCCGCCGCGCTGGTGGTTATCGCCGAGCATATTGGCCATCTGGTGGTGACCGCGAATATCGTTAAAAAAGACCTGCTGAAAGATCCGGGCCTGCATCGTTCCCTGTTTGCTAACGGCATATCCACGGTGTTTTCCGGCTTCTTCGGATCCACACCCAATACCACCTATGGAGAAAATATCGGCGTCATGGCGATAACCCGCGTCTACAGTACCTGGGTGATTGGCGGTGCGGCGATTCTGGCGATATTGCTCTCCTGCGTGGGTAAGCTGGCGGCGGCGATTCAGGCGGTGCCGGTACCGGTGATGGGCGGCGTCTCGCTGCTGCTGTACGGCGTGATTGCCACCTCCGGGATCCGCGTACTGATTGAGTCGAAGGTGGATTATAACAAAGCACAGAACCTGATCCTGACGTCCGTTATTTTGATCATCGGCGTTAGCGGGGCCACCGTGCATATTGGGGCGGCGGAGCTAAAGGGAATGGCGCTGGCCACGCTGGTGGGTATTCTGCTGAGCCTCATCTTTAAAGCGATCGACCTGTTACGTCCACAGGAGATCATTCTCGATCCCGAGGATAGCGACGATCGCTGA
- a CDS encoding autotransporter outer membrane beta-barrel domain-containing protein: MELKPFTPELNDNKVGAYCLCDGSTQTLSGLPRFTPGVSGEVSITLGELQRAGRIQSDNLIGRERVDVGDKNLSVGVPDRDNPDAEWTSVSVYDSDGIRDLTPIGLNTSVQDFVDVNDAQYIDARVASVGNGTLNIDIGEHGAAPSASSNSWSMAAKQSQLFSATRQGHLNWNSDNRITFTAATTPYDDHSLALEDEKVVTWAGMFTVTALDGGTSTFNVNSLDDLKNYNNWLIDQLSNGNLRANSYDTEFNKAFSYGYSAVTYAMGIKNYKDEITQPLGDQVVMRADGPNASVKINAGKTLEVQDSHTAAVRASNGATAIIDGKLATTGPILAESSGLELNTGATGINNGVINGGFFNNADGTGVDTSTLGYTDKAVAVNEGSQFTNNGVINLALGNSWGSKAIGLDNGSAINNGNINVGIADVYNSGNTRGTGVNYGFGGSFINAAGGTIYIGRTPQNAITDATSDVAVNLAGTVAAIDPFNDGEAINEGRIVIGSKVQNAVGIRIDGGTDTLALNAGVIDVNGRAQSGPAENIAMQAIDAGSGGRIGNTGTINLNGDNSTGIKVTARAGLAASVYSSGTINVNGDADALNGTRNTAVWVTGLPGEFGNIPAGRAKADLTGPINLNGDAAIGIRAEGSAIVNVSPVAVPKLSGGDYQIAFLAIGPNAKINLPANLNYASSGRYSTLFRNQDGADFDGTGLTLTASGDGSTAIVGSGGGTDIATHNAILNISPYGTGVLVEGGAQGTIDAATRFNLTGINVVAATADGDKHDLSMKATNPPAQPYATTSLTNHAAISSIYSGTTGLLALNQAQLVNTGNINLAGESSNGIIARYGANVTNSGDISVTRSGIGLYADGYPYVGDGTTPTIITNTGTLNVIGGTSQVMSPTYGAIAYNSLGRIDQNGTINLYGNNVVGANAFNGARINLGSESNVVFHDANQTAYQVQDADSSIYSSNGGSINVSTDGSTLYRATNGAYLYPLVSANVALNGANSTGVDVSGANTYAYRTDNYAVNGEGATAIRASWGAQAIISNPITLNGNNTLGASSSGDEADIYAASLINGGGTNITALDVSGASRIFNQYQGRVDLSGPSSTGVRAHDGGTFINRGYVHVASGTGVDISAGDGYFVPTDSELRVDDGIAALRVGSGAALKIYGDGQGASFIGAGGAADALLLDSGAQWLEANDIILTASGSGSALHNRAGTENISLQNVRLDVQGGTGIRSSRSFDADGSASVMVNGSGTGYLFASEDGSTTSNDLLIGPGYAIDVTGTGTGVRANTSGRVVSQGSINIADSNGGSAIVTSTASEVLNQGSITSQSVASPIIDLRGGQTVFINEGTITAPNPDTVVVAGGATNDVIALLDGKVVGDVDTGNGTDSLIMTGGTLNGSLTMGTGTDNQAVLQKVSLANTAHITTAGGTGSTLTLSDIEARGGSFAADNLSKGTNIGAGWSTLNFFRSLWHLTDNIKLAHSTINIDSGSTLFAGDNVNPVLQGATGDSLIVNNAGTLDLTNGGTAVGDTLTIDGDLASAGGRLRLNSNATQSDTLRVNGNVSGTTFIDETLRGGALADTNRNGVVDPAEGVSLAQVSGNASAGSFALQRGYVASGPWQYSLYSFAPGSSDASQRQVNGDGNAFWDYRLANTYVCEDGSLCQPQPGNGKVAARPAVTPQVPSYISAPVGLAYYQLAVTDDLHKRLGELRQQQRNPDALGGEMFIRYLGSNLTYQSNRGLSQYGYDVDLDYSAVQLGGNLLKMDGAHDSLRGGVAYTRGNTRIRPHAADGYSSTTFDSDSVALYGTWQRDNGLYLDGSLAWNWHRGETDIAREKKVASPKGNGWTASLESGYPFEFANGVRLEPQAQLTYLRLKMDSLTDSDRTRVSWDTYDQTIGRVGARLDRTWEDDSQRQYTPYLRTDYYRGWGGTAKVKVGSTESDASQNFNSGKFGQMWDAGIGGTTTFKNDVSLYAEADYRKEIDGSGAKGWRYNAGLRWSF; this comes from the coding sequence GTGGAACTTAAACCCTTCACGCCTGAACTTAACGATAATAAGGTTGGCGCTTATTGCCTGTGCGACGGCAGTACGCAGACGCTAAGCGGTTTACCGCGCTTTACGCCGGGTGTTAGCGGCGAAGTCAGCATCACGCTGGGTGAATTACAGCGCGCCGGCCGCATTCAAAGTGATAATTTAATTGGCAGGGAACGTGTCGACGTGGGTGATAAAAATCTCAGCGTTGGCGTTCCCGATCGCGATAATCCCGATGCCGAATGGACCTCCGTGTCGGTTTATGACAGTGACGGCATCAGGGATTTGACGCCCATCGGGCTTAATACGTCCGTACAAGACTTTGTGGACGTAAATGATGCGCAATATATTGACGCGCGCGTGGCGTCGGTTGGCAACGGCACGCTTAACATAGACATCGGCGAGCACGGTGCTGCGCCCAGCGCCAGTAGCAATAGCTGGTCAATGGCGGCAAAACAGAGTCAGCTATTTTCCGCCACCCGACAGGGGCATCTCAACTGGAATTCAGACAACCGTATCACCTTCACCGCTGCCACAACGCCCTACGACGATCATTCACTGGCGCTGGAGGATGAGAAAGTTGTCACCTGGGCCGGCATGTTTACCGTTACCGCGCTGGATGGCGGCACCAGCACCTTTAACGTTAACAGCCTGGACGATTTGAAAAATTACAATAACTGGCTAATCGATCAGCTTTCGAACGGCAACCTGCGGGCGAATAGCTATGATACCGAATTCAATAAAGCCTTCTCGTACGGTTACTCTGCCGTCACCTACGCCATGGGAATTAAAAACTATAAGGATGAGATCACGCAGCCGCTGGGGGATCAGGTCGTCATGCGCGCCGATGGCCCCAACGCCAGTGTGAAAATCAATGCCGGTAAAACCCTGGAGGTGCAGGACAGCCACACCGCTGCCGTACGCGCCAGCAATGGTGCAACCGCCATTATTGACGGCAAACTCGCCACCACCGGGCCGATACTCGCGGAAAGCAGTGGCCTGGAGCTGAACACCGGCGCCACCGGGATCAATAACGGTGTGATCAACGGCGGTTTCTTCAACAACGCCGACGGCACGGGGGTGGATACCAGTACGCTGGGCTATACCGATAAGGCCGTGGCCGTGAATGAAGGCAGCCAGTTTACTAATAACGGCGTGATTAACCTCGCCCTCGGTAACAGCTGGGGCAGTAAGGCCATCGGGCTCGACAACGGGAGCGCGATCAATAATGGCAATATTAACGTCGGTATAGCGGATGTGTATAACAGCGGTAATACCCGGGGGACGGGGGTGAATTACGGCTTCGGCGGCTCCTTTATCAACGCTGCGGGCGGCACCATTTATATTGGCCGCACCCCGCAGAATGCGATAACGGATGCCACCAGCGATGTCGCCGTTAATCTGGCCGGAACCGTTGCCGCAATTGACCCTTTTAACGACGGGGAAGCGATCAACGAGGGTCGTATTGTTATCGGATCTAAAGTGCAGAACGCAGTCGGCATACGCATTGATGGGGGAACAGATACCCTGGCGCTTAATGCTGGCGTGATCGATGTGAACGGGCGTGCACAGTCCGGACCCGCAGAAAATATCGCCATGCAGGCCATTGACGCCGGCAGCGGCGGACGGATTGGTAATACCGGCACCATCAACCTGAACGGTGATAACAGTACCGGCATTAAGGTCACTGCCCGGGCTGGCCTTGCGGCCAGCGTCTACTCCTCCGGCACGATAAACGTCAATGGTGATGCCGATGCCCTCAATGGGACGCGCAATACCGCCGTCTGGGTGACGGGGCTACCGGGAGAGTTTGGTAATATACCGGCCGGCAGAGCGAAAGCAGATCTCACCGGACCCATTAACCTGAACGGCGACGCAGCCATCGGTATTCGTGCAGAGGGCTCTGCCATCGTTAACGTCTCGCCTGTGGCGGTGCCTAAACTGTCCGGCGGAGACTATCAGATTGCCTTCCTCGCTATCGGTCCGAATGCCAAAATTAACCTGCCCGCTAACCTTAATTACGCCAGCAGCGGCAGGTATTCTACTCTGTTCCGTAATCAGGACGGCGCCGATTTCGATGGCACCGGCCTGACGCTTACCGCCAGCGGGGACGGCTCAACCGCCATCGTCGGCAGCGGTGGCGGGACGGATATCGCCACCCATAACGCGATCCTCAATATCAGCCCATACGGCACTGGCGTGCTGGTTGAGGGGGGGGCGCAGGGTACGATTGATGCCGCAACCCGGTTCAACCTGACGGGCATTAATGTCGTTGCGGCTACGGCCGACGGCGATAAACACGATCTGTCAATGAAGGCCACTAATCCGCCCGCCCAGCCTTACGCCACCACCTCGCTGACTAACCATGCTGCGATAAGCAGTATTTATAGCGGCACGACTGGCCTGCTGGCGCTGAATCAGGCGCAGCTGGTTAACACGGGCAATATCAATTTAGCGGGTGAATCCAGCAACGGGATTATTGCGCGCTATGGCGCTAACGTAACGAACAGCGGCGACATCAGCGTGACCCGCAGTGGTATCGGGCTTTATGCCGACGGTTACCCCTACGTTGGCGACGGCACCACGCCAACGATCATCACCAATACCGGAACGCTAAACGTCATCGGCGGGACAAGCCAGGTGATGTCACCCACCTACGGCGCCATCGCCTACAACTCGCTGGGCCGTATTGACCAGAACGGCACCATCAATCTGTATGGCAACAATGTTGTTGGCGCAAACGCTTTTAACGGCGCCAGGATAAATCTTGGGTCAGAAAGTAATGTGGTGTTTCACGACGCCAACCAGACCGCCTATCAGGTGCAGGACGCAGACAGCAGTATTTATAGCAGCAACGGCGGCAGCATCAACGTCAGCACCGACGGGTCGACGCTCTACCGCGCGACCAATGGGGCTTACCTCTATCCGCTGGTCTCCGCTAACGTTGCGCTGAATGGCGCAAACAGCACCGGTGTGGATGTGTCTGGTGCTAATACTTATGCCTATCGCACCGATAATTATGCCGTTAACGGTGAGGGCGCCACGGCCATACGCGCCAGCTGGGGCGCCCAGGCAATCATCTCTAACCCCATCACGCTGAATGGCAATAATACGCTGGGCGCGAGCAGCAGCGGCGATGAGGCCGATATCTATGCCGCCTCCCTGATTAATGGCGGTGGCACAAATATTACCGCCCTGGACGTGAGCGGTGCCTCCAGAATATTCAATCAGTATCAGGGAAGGGTCGATCTGAGCGGTCCCAGCAGCACCGGCGTGCGCGCGCATGATGGCGGTACATTTATTAACCGTGGCTACGTCCATGTGGCCTCGGGGACCGGCGTAGATATCAGCGCCGGGGATGGCTATTTTGTGCCAACGGATAGCGAGCTGCGGGTGGATGACGGCATCGCCGCGCTGCGCGTTGGCAGCGGCGCCGCCCTGAAGATTTACGGCGACGGCCAGGGTGCCAGCTTTATCGGGGCCGGCGGCGCGGCGGATGCGCTATTGCTGGACAGCGGCGCGCAGTGGCTTGAGGCTAATGATATCATCCTGACCGCCTCGGGAAGTGGCAGCGCCCTTCACAACCGCGCGGGAACGGAGAATATCTCCCTGCAAAACGTCAGGCTCGACGTTCAGGGCGGTACCGGCATTCGCTCCTCACGGTCATTCGATGCGGATGGCAGCGCGTCAGTGATGGTTAACGGCAGCGGTACCGGCTATCTGTTTGCCAGTGAAGATGGCTCCACCACCAGTAACGATCTGCTGATCGGCCCCGGCTACGCCATTGATGTCACCGGCACCGGCACCGGCGTGCGCGCCAATACCAGCGGGCGGGTGGTTTCCCAGGGCTCGATTAACATTGCGGACAGCAACGGCGGCTCAGCGATTGTCACCAGCACCGCCAGTGAGGTGCTTAATCAGGGCTCTATCACTTCCCAGAGCGTGGCGTCACCGATCATTGACCTGCGCGGTGGCCAGACGGTGTTTATCAACGAAGGCACCATTACCGCACCGAACCCCGACACCGTGGTGGTGGCAGGCGGGGCAACCAATGATGTGATTGCCCTGCTGGACGGTAAGGTGGTAGGGGATGTCGATACCGGTAACGGCACCGACTCCCTGATCATGACCGGCGGCACGCTGAACGGCAGCCTGACCATGGGCACCGGCACCGATAACCAGGCCGTTCTGCAGAAGGTCAGCCTGGCGAACACCGCGCATATCACCACGGCAGGTGGGACGGGCAGCACCCTGACCCTGAGTGACATTGAGGCGCGCGGCGGCTCCTTCGCGGCGGACAATCTCAGCAAGGGTACCAACATCGGCGCGGGATGGAGCACGCTGAACTTCTTCCGCTCCCTGTGGCACTTAACGGACAATATCAAATTGGCGCACAGTACCATCAATATCGACAGCGGTTCGACGCTGTTCGCCGGGGATAACGTCAACCCCGTCCTCCAGGGGGCGACCGGGGATTCACTGATCGTCAATAACGCCGGTACGCTGGATCTGACCAACGGCGGTACGGCGGTGGGCGATACCCTGACCATCGACGGTGACCTGGCCTCGGCGGGTGGCCGCCTGCGGCTCAACTCAAATGCCACGCAGAGTGACACGCTGCGCGTCAACGGTAACGTCAGCGGGACGACGTTTATTGACGAGACCCTGAGGGGCGGCGCGCTGGCCGACACCAACCGCAATGGGGTCGTCGACCCTGCTGAGGGCGTGTCGCTGGCGCAGGTTTCCGGTAACGCCAGCGCGGGAAGTTTTGCACTGCAGCGCGGCTACGTGGCGTCGGGGCCCTGGCAGTACAGCCTCTACAGCTTCGCGCCGGGCAGCAGCGATGCCAGCCAGCGCCAGGTGAATGGCGATGGTAACGCCTTCTGGGATTACCGCCTCGCCAATACCTATGTCTGTGAAGATGGCTCGCTGTGCCAGCCTCAGCCCGGTAACGGCAAAGTGGCGGCGCGTCCGGCAGTCACCCCACAGGTGCCTTCTTACATTTCGGCACCCGTTGGCCTGGCCTATTACCAGCTGGCGGTGACCGACGATCTGCATAAGCGCCTCGGCGAGCTGCGTCAGCAGCAGCGTAACCCGGATGCCCTCGGCGGCGAGATGTTTATCCGCTATCTCGGCTCAAACCTCACCTACCAGAGCAATCGCGGGCTAAGCCAGTATGGTTACGACGTCGACCTCGACTACAGCGCCGTACAGCTGGGCGGCAACCTGCTGAAAATGGACGGCGCGCATGACAGCCTGCGCGGCGGCGTGGCCTATACGCGCGGCAATACGCGTATCCGGCCTCATGCGGCAGATGGCTACAGCTCAACCACCTTCGACAGCGACAGCGTGGCGCTGTACGGCACCTGGCAGCGTGATAACGGCCTCTATCTGGACGGTTCGCTGGCGTGGAACTGGCATCGCGGGGAGACGGATATCGCCCGTGAGAAAAAGGTCGCCTCACCGAAGGGTAACGGCTGGACGGCCTCGCTGGAGTCAGGCTATCCGTTTGAATTCGCTAACGGCGTGCGGCTTGAACCGCAGGCGCAGCTGACTTATCTGCGTCTTAAAATGGACAGTCTCACCGACAGCGATCGTACCCGCGTCTCCTGGGATACTTACGATCAAACCATCGGTCGCGTGGGGGCCAGGCTGGATCGTACCTGGGAAGATGACAGTCAGCGGCAGTACACGCCTTACCTGCGCACCGACTACTATCGTGGCTGGGGCGGCACGGCGAAGGTGAAGGTTGGTTCGACGGAGAGTGATGCCAGCCAGAACTTTAACAGCGGCAAGTTTGGTCAGATGTGGGACGCAGGCATCGGTGGCACCACCACCTTTAAAAACGATGTGTCGCTCTATGCCGAAGCCGATTACCGTAAGGAGATCGACGGCAGCGGCGCGAAAGGCTGGCGTTACAATGCGGGCCTTCGCTGGTCATTCTGA